One Prevotella melaninogenica DNA window includes the following coding sequences:
- a CDS encoding hemin receptor, whose translation MKSKYIFFAVSLFAALSANAQETYENAKLAGEDLNGTARYVGMGGAMEALGADISTIGSNPAGIGLFRHSNVSLSAGLLMQSDGKEFSNGKKTNLSFDQIGGVYTTRTGQKSFLNFGFNYHKSKNFDYILNAAGSLNGSSQNKQSYIKGILGDENNGGFYVGKNKDGQNIGYVNATSSNVAYTWSQIDNLYWNSLIPSSAGVFNYEKATGYTLDRAHTGYIGNYDFAVSGNLNDRVYLGLTFGMKDVNYKGYSEYRENFNNNGGVLVRDERKVTGSGFDITAGVIVRPVAESPFRIGAYVKSPTWYDLTTSNVTGLVYAQGTTSKDSYISNSYDFKMWTPWKFGFSLGHTVGNYLALGATYEYENYANINSRVNNGGYYDYYYDQYYESSIPDKNMNAHTKEVLKGVSTLKLGIEYKPVSNVALRMGYNYVGAKYASDGQKDPGLTSLGTAYSSTTDYTNWGEINRFTLGVGYQVKKFNIDLAYQYSAQKGSFAPFSNVRDVTYTSGTTKITESNIASNTDVKNNRSQLLLTLGYRF comes from the coding sequence ATGAAGAGTAAATATATTTTCTTTGCTGTTTCGTTGTTTGCTGCTTTGTCAGCAAATGCACAGGAGACATACGAGAATGCTAAGTTAGCAGGAGAGGACTTGAATGGTACTGCACGCTACGTTGGTATGGGCGGAGCCATGGAAGCCTTGGGTGCTGATATTTCTACTATCGGTTCTAACCCAGCTGGTATCGGTTTGTTCCGTCACAGCAATGTTAGTCTCAGTGCTGGTCTTCTTATGCAATCAGATGGTAAGGAGTTCTCTAATGGTAAGAAGACTAATTTGAGTTTCGACCAGATTGGTGGTGTCTATACTACTCGTACTGGTCAGAAGTCTTTCCTTAACTTTGGTTTCAACTATCATAAGAGTAAGAACTTTGATTATATCCTTAATGCTGCAGGCTCTTTGAATGGAAGTTCACAGAATAAGCAGTCATATATTAAAGGTATACTTGGTGATGAGAACAATGGTGGATTCTATGTTGGTAAGAATAAAGATGGTCAGAATATTGGCTATGTAAATGCTACATCATCGAATGTTGCATACACTTGGAGTCAGATTGATAACCTTTATTGGAATTCATTGATTCCAAGTAGTGCTGGAGTTTTCAACTATGAGAAAGCTACTGGTTATACTTTAGATCGCGCGCATACTGGCTATATTGGTAACTATGACTTTGCTGTGAGTGGAAACCTCAATGACAGGGTTTATCTCGGTTTGACATTCGGTATGAAGGATGTTAATTATAAGGGATACAGTGAGTATCGTGAGAACTTTAATAATAATGGTGGTGTACTTGTTCGTGATGAAAGAAAGGTAACAGGTTCTGGATTTGATATCACAGCAGGTGTTATCGTTCGTCCAGTGGCTGAGTCTCCATTTAGAATTGGTGCATACGTGAAGTCTCCAACATGGTATGACTTGACAACATCGAATGTTACAGGGCTTGTTTACGCTCAGGGTACAACAAGTAAGGATTCTTACATTAGCAACTCATACGATTTCAAGATGTGGACACCATGGAAGTTTGGCTTCTCTCTTGGTCACACCGTTGGTAATTACCTCGCCTTGGGTGCTACATATGAATATGAGAACTATGCTAATATTAATAGCAGAGTTAACAATGGTGGCTATTATGATTATTACTATGATCAGTATTACGAGTCATCAATCCCTGACAAGAATATGAATGCACACACTAAGGAGGTTCTGAAGGGTGTTAGCACATTGAAGTTAGGTATTGAGTACAAGCCTGTAAGCAATGTTGCTTTGCGTATGGGTTATAATTATGTTGGTGCAAAGTATGCGAGTGATGGTCAGAAAGACCCAGGTCTTACTTCTTTAGGTACAGCGTATTCTTCAACAACAGACTACACAAACTGGGGCGAAATAAATCGCTTCACATTAGGTGTTGGTTATCAGGTTAAGAAGTTCAATATAGACTTGGCTTATCAGTATAGTGCACAGAAAGGTTCTTTTGCTCCATTCTCTAATGTAAGAGATGTTACTTACACATCTGGTACTACAAAAATAACGGAGTCTAACATTGCTTCAAACACTGATGTGAAGAATAACAGAAGTCAGTTACTCCTTACATTGGGTTATCGTTTCTAA
- a CDS encoding YaaA family protein, producing the protein MQILLASAKIMKSTTKVQTPDTHLPRFHKEARQMALELGELSVENLAKELKCNDKIALENKLRYQDFFNEDAYLPALLAYYGQAYKYLKAEEYSLNDFLYADKHLWIPSFLYGLLRPLDLIHPYRLEGKTKLPSAEGKNIFDYWRPLLTDMLIKTLKADDGILVYLAAEEFKHLFDWKRLKKEARVIHPFFMVDQGSRLKAINVYAKSCRGAMTSYIIRNQLTSYDDLLDFELDGFTYQPDYGDEEHPHFILRT; encoded by the coding sequence ATGCAGATTCTATTAGCATCCGCAAAAATAATGAAAAGTACCACAAAGGTACAAACCCCAGATACACACCTGCCTCGTTTCCATAAGGAAGCGAGACAGATGGCATTAGAGCTGGGAGAACTCTCCGTTGAAAATCTTGCAAAAGAATTAAAGTGTAATGATAAAATAGCATTGGAGAACAAGCTTCGCTATCAAGACTTCTTCAACGAGGATGCTTATCTCCCGGCACTTCTTGCCTATTACGGTCAGGCTTATAAGTACTTGAAAGCAGAGGAATACAGTCTGAATGACTTTCTTTATGCGGACAAACACCTCTGGATACCAAGTTTCCTTTACGGACTATTACGACCGTTAGACCTCATACATCCCTACCGTCTGGAAGGTAAGACCAAACTTCCGTCAGCAGAAGGAAAGAATATATTTGATTACTGGAGACCACTTCTTACCGATATGCTCATTAAAACCTTGAAAGCTGATGACGGAATTCTTGTATATCTTGCCGCAGAAGAGTTCAAACATCTCTTTGATTGGAAGCGGCTGAAGAAAGAAGCACGTGTCATACATCCCTTCTTTATGGTGGATCAGGGCAGCCGGCTAAAAGCTATCAATGTCTATGCCAAGAGCTGCCGTGGTGCGATGACAAGTTATATAATACGCAACCAGCTGACATCATACGATGATTTGCTTGACTTTGAACTTGATGGTTTCACCTATCAACCCGATTATGGAGATGAAGAACATCCACACTTTATATTAAGGACATAA